The segment TTAAAGGTCAGGATGTCAGCCTGCCCCTGCCACGATACACTCATGCTGAAGTGATGGAAAAATACGGTAACGACAAACCGGACTTGCGATTTGGCATGGAACTCGTCGAAATCACGGCTTTAGGAGCGGAATGTGACTTTGGCGTGTTTAAGAATGTCGCTTCCTCTGGTGGACGTATCCGCGGACTGAACGCCAAAGGAGCCGCGACCAAATACAGCCGAAAGGACATCGACGGCCTGACTGCCTTCGTGGGTGATTACGGTGCCAAAGGACTTGCCTTCTTCCGCGTCAATGAAGAAGGACTCGATTCCCCCATCGCGAAGTTCTTCTCGGCCGATCATCAACAGACCATCATCAAAAGCCTGGACGCCGAACCTGGCGACCTGCTCTTCTTTGTAGCTGACAAAGGAAGCGTCACCTCCGCTGCCTTAGCTGCCCTGCGAGGACGACTGGGTAAAGAACTCGAACTATACGATCCCAACGAATTCAAATGTGCCTGGGTCGTGGACTTTCCCATGTTCCATCACAACGAAGACGAAAAACGGTGGGACGCCGAACATCACCCATTCTGCCAACCTAACGACGACGACGTCGAAAAGTTAAAATCATCCCCGGGGGAAGTACGAGCGAAAGCGTACGACCTCATTATTAACGGATATGAATCGGCAAGCGGAAGCGTTCGTATTCACAGTCCCAAGATTCAGCAGCAGATCTTCGACCTGCTCGGCATCGCCGAAGAGGAAGCCGAAGCCCGCTTTGGATTCCTCTTGGAAGCTCTCCGCTACGGGGCACCACCTCACGCTGGAGTCGCACTGGGACTGGACCGACTTGTAATGCTGTTCCTCGGACATGAAAACATCCGCGACGTCATCGCGTTCCCCAAAACGCAAAAAGCAAGCGACCTCTTGAGTGGTGCTCCGGCCGAAGTCGATGCTAAACAGCTGCGTGATCTGTTTATTAAAACTGACGTTCCGCCAATGAAATAAACGGGATAAGCGAGGCAAATTTGGCTCGCTTTCAATTTGAATATTATTCCAACAGCTATTTCGCTATCTCGGTGAAATGGCTGTTTTTTTCGTTCCCCGTCAATTCTCGCTTCATTGTCTGGCAGGAAGACTGGTCAACGGTTGCTTTTAGATTGAAGTTCTTGACAATAGAAGCGGCCCTGAAACTCCCTCGTTAGTAATAATGGCCCTTGTTTTACAGTCTTAGAAACACCGCAAATGGGTTTCAGGTTGGTTCTATATTAAGAATCTCACCTTTACTCGCAAATCTGAATAATACCTATCCCGAATGGAGTTCTCCCATGAAACGGTTTGCTGTTTTACTTGCGGCCCTCGCCCTCATTGGTTGCGCCGGTTCCGACTCTGCTGATTCCAGTGCCGACAATGGCGAAAAGACCTATCGCATTGCCGTCATTCCCAAAGGAACAACACACGAGTTCTGGAAATCGGTTCATTACGGAGCAGAACAGGCGGCCAAAGAACATGGCAACGTAGAAATTCTCTGGAAAGGCCCCCAACTGGAAAACGACCGCGAAGGCCAGATATCGGTCGTTCAGAACTTCATCGGCAATGTCGATGGAATTGTGCTCGCCCCACTCGATTCGCAAGCACTCGTGGAGTACGTGGACGAAGCCGTCGAATACAAAATCCCCGTCGTGATTTTCGACAGTGGTCTGGACGACACTTCGAATATCGTCAGCTACGTAGCGACTGATAACTACAACGGAGGTGCGATGGCCGCACGCCGGATGGGCGAACTTCTGAACGGAGAAGGAGATGTCATTCTGCTTCGCTATAACCCGGGAAGTGAGAGCACCGAGCAACGAGAAGAAGCATTTCTGGAAA is part of the Polystyrenella longa genome and harbors:
- the aspS gene encoding aspartate--tRNA ligase; protein product: MLRTRTCGELRVEQAGETATLCGWVDSWRDHGGVVFIDLRDRYGKTQVVFHPEVGDDFHEKSRTLRNEDVIKVIGTVTERGKDAINPKIETGKIEIKVSELEVLNKSLTPPFEPGAMELPGEELRLKHRFLDLRRQNLQQAMVLRHKICQITRDYFNNLDFLEIETPMLGRSTPEGARDYLVPSRVHPGSFYALPQSPQIYKQILMIAGYDRYYQIARCFRDEDLRADRQPEFTQIDLEMAFVDQEDILTLVDGLMSAMIKGIKGQDVSLPLPRYTHAEVMEKYGNDKPDLRFGMELVEITALGAECDFGVFKNVASSGGRIRGLNAKGAATKYSRKDIDGLTAFVGDYGAKGLAFFRVNEEGLDSPIAKFFSADHQQTIIKSLDAEPGDLLFFVADKGSVTSAALAALRGRLGKELELYDPNEFKCAWVVDFPMFHHNEDEKRWDAEHHPFCQPNDDDVEKLKSSPGEVRAKAYDLIINGYESASGSVRIHSPKIQQQIFDLLGIAEEEAEARFGFLLEALRYGAPPHAGVALGLDRLVMLFLGHENIRDVIAFPKTQKASDLLSGAPAEVDAKQLRDLFIKTDVPPMK
- a CDS encoding ABC transporter substrate-binding protein, with translation MKRFAVLLAALALIGCAGSDSADSSADNGEKTYRIAVIPKGTTHEFWKSVHYGAEQAAKEHGNVEILWKGPQLENDREGQISVVQNFIGNVDGIVLAPLDSQALVEYVDEAVEYKIPVVIFDSGLDDTSNIVSYVATDNYNGGAMAARRMGELLNGEGDVILLRYNPGSESTEQREEAFLETLKKEFPNVNILSSDQYSGTTPASSLAKATQVLDTYKNEVDGIFAVCEPNAAGTLKALQELELAGDVKFIAFDPNTDLANGLSDGTVHGIVLQDPVAMGYLGVKTLLDHIDGNDIDKRVNTGEYVATPENMKEEEMSNLLAPPQFGGE